The Humulus lupulus chromosome 4, drHumLupu1.1, whole genome shotgun sequence genome has a window encoding:
- the LOC133831732 gene encoding nudix hydrolase 18, mitochondrial-like: MGLIMSKDIANFIVSTLFHEKECGKLLVSRSGRLLQRYDEQGLRQVVGCIPYRYTKTDQFSSVEEDLEVLLISSQKSQRMMFPKGGWERDESMEEAALRETLEEAGVGGEVESMLGKWHYLSKRECKRIVHEAYMFPMLVQEELEFWPEKDLRNRQWMSVAQAREACQSLWMKEALDKLVARQMNLTN; the protein is encoded by the exons ATGGGTCTCATTATGTCTAAGGACATTGCCAACTTCATTGTTTCCACTCTTTTCCATGAAAAGGAGTGTGGCAAACTCCTGGTCTCTCGCTCCGGGAGACTCTTGCAGCGCTACGACGAGCAGGGTTTGCGCCAAGTTGTAGG atgcATACCGTACAGATACACCAAAACTGATCAATTTTCTTCTGTTGAGGAGGATTTAGAAGTGCTTTTGATTAGTTCTCAAAAGAGTCAAAGAATGATGTTCCCAAAG GGAGGTTGGGAACGTGATGAGTCTATGGAAGAAGCAGCTTTAAGAGAGACTCTAGAGGAAGCTGGTGTAGGAGGAGAAGTTGAG AGTATGTTGGGTAAATGGCATTACTTGAGCAAAAGAGAATGCAAAAGAATAGTTCATGAGGCTTATATGTTCCCTATGCTTGTTCAAGAAGAATTAGAATTTTGGCCAGAAAAAGACCTCAGAAATCGCCAATGG ATGTCTGTTGCTCAAGCTAGAGAAGCTTGTCAATCTCTGTGGATGAAGGAAGCCTTGGACAAATTAGTTGCCAGACAAATGAACCTAACAAATTAA